The Fundidesulfovibrio magnetotacticus genome has a window encoding:
- the pheA gene encoding prephenate dehydratase — MTSNTDDPARDEPLVAVRDAIDQVDQDLLALLNRRAALSLEVGRLKAGSDEPVFKPFREKEVLEKLARENPGPLPDEHLRSIYREIMSSSRRLQRTQKVAYLGPEGTFSYFAAVSYLGRSSEFTPQPGIPEVFEAVHLRDAELGVIPLENSLQGTVGQSLDLFLRHEVFIQSELYCKISHALLSKGSDLSRIEEIYSHPQPLAQCGGWLKAHLPMARIIPAESTAAAARRVLYNPKAAAVGHVKLSEMLGLNVLASRIEDLPDNWTRFLVIGPAETKTGNRDKTSILFTLPDKPGSLSAVLNRLAVEGINLTKLESRPLRGEKWKYVFFADLQCDLGRDEFKTMLEQLRQELNSLRILGSYPTGPHLDVSGSAVLERA, encoded by the coding sequence ATGACCTCCAACACCGACGACCCCGCGCGCGACGAACCCCTCGTCGCCGTGCGCGACGCCATCGACCAGGTGGACCAGGACCTCCTGGCCCTGCTCAACCGCCGCGCCGCCCTCTCCCTGGAGGTGGGACGCCTCAAGGCCGGCAGCGACGAGCCCGTGTTCAAGCCCTTCCGCGAGAAGGAGGTGCTCGAAAAGCTCGCCCGGGAGAACCCCGGCCCCCTGCCCGACGAGCACCTGCGCTCCATCTACCGCGAGATCATGTCCAGCTCGCGCAGGCTCCAGCGCACCCAGAAGGTGGCCTACCTTGGCCCCGAGGGCACGTTCTCCTACTTCGCCGCCGTGAGCTACCTGGGCCGCTCCTCCGAGTTCACCCCCCAGCCCGGCATCCCCGAGGTGTTCGAGGCCGTGCACCTGCGCGACGCCGAACTGGGAGTGATCCCCCTGGAGAACTCCCTGCAGGGCACCGTGGGCCAGAGCCTGGACCTCTTTTTGCGCCACGAGGTGTTCATCCAGTCCGAGCTCTACTGCAAGATCAGCCACGCACTGCTCTCCAAGGGGTCGGACCTTTCGCGCATCGAGGAGATCTACTCCCATCCCCAGCCCTTGGCCCAGTGCGGCGGCTGGCTCAAGGCCCACCTGCCCATGGCCCGGATCATCCCGGCCGAGTCCACGGCCGCCGCCGCCCGGCGCGTGCTCTACAACCCCAAGGCCGCCGCCGTGGGCCACGTGAAGCTCTCCGAGATGCTGGGCCTGAACGTGCTGGCCAGCCGCATCGAGGACCTGCCCGACAACTGGACCCGCTTCCTGGTGATCGGCCCCGCCGAGACCAAGACCGGCAACCGCGACAAGACCTCCATCCTTTTCACCCTGCCCGACAAGCCGGGCAGCCTCTCCGCCGTGCTCAACCGCCTGGCCGTGGAGGGGATCAACCTGACCAAGCTCGAATCGCGCCCGCTGCGCGGCGAAAAGTGGAAATACGTCTTCTTCGCGGACCTCCAGTGCGACCTGGGCCGCGACGAGTTCAAGACCATGCTGGAGCAGCTGCGCCAGGAGCTCAACTCCCTGCGCATCCTGGGCAGCTACCCCACGGGGCCGCACCTGGACGTCTCCGGGTCCGCCGTGCTGGAACGGGCCTGA
- a CDS encoding phosphoribosylanthranilate isomerase — MVKVCGMTLSAQVAALDSLGVDFLGFIFAAKSPRRVTPEHVASIPRGRAKRVGVFVEQDAAEVRRIMDAAGLDLAQLHGGQDERFCEAVGPDRVVRVFWPERHARALAEAGLDADAARVRASLEAEMARFAGACALMLLDAGTSGGGHGTSLDFAGLAGLHAPRPWLLAGGLSPANAARAVREASPAGLDLNSGVEDAPGVKNLDMTKKTLNIIKSF; from the coding sequence CTGGTGAAGGTCTGCGGCATGACGCTGTCTGCCCAGGTGGCGGCGCTCGACTCTTTGGGCGTGGACTTCCTGGGCTTCATCTTCGCGGCCAAGAGTCCCCGCCGCGTCACGCCGGAGCATGTGGCGTCGATTCCCCGTGGCCGGGCGAAGCGCGTTGGGGTGTTCGTGGAGCAGGACGCGGCGGAGGTGCGCCGGATCATGGACGCGGCGGGGCTGGACCTGGCGCAACTGCACGGCGGCCAGGACGAGCGGTTCTGCGAGGCCGTGGGACCGGACCGAGTGGTCCGGGTGTTCTGGCCCGAGCGTCACGCCCGGGCGCTGGCCGAGGCGGGTCTGGATGCCGACGCGGCGCGTGTGCGGGCGAGCCTGGAGGCCGAGATGGCGCGTTTCGCCGGGGCGTGCGCGCTGATGCTCCTGGACGCGGGCACGTCGGGCGGCGGGCACGGGACATCGCTTGATTTCGCGGGGTTGGCGGGGCTTCACGCCCCGCGTCCCTGGCTCCTGGCCGGGGGGCTTTCCCCAGCCAACGCGGCCCGGGCCGTGCGGGAGGCTTCTCCCGCCGGGCTGGACCTCAACTCCGGCGTGGAGGACGCGCCGGGGGTGAAGAACCTGGACATGACGAAGAAAACGCTCAATATAATTAAAAGTTTTTGA
- a CDS encoding prephenate dehydrogenase/arogenate dehydrogenase family protein: MSKPSAIATLAVVGASGKMGRLFTARCRREGLACFELDAPLDMDQAARALPRADLVLLCVPAQAVTEALRALAPLIPKGCAVADICSVKVRPLEEMLALHPGPVVGTHPLFGPVPPEGEAPRVAVCPGRGEAACLQVEELLARLGFAPFRTTAHEHDRAMAYVQGLNFVSTVAYLAAQSAHEGFERFLTPSFTRRLEASRKLILEDAELFRLIFEANPHSLEAVRSFRNYLNVAAGGDLELLVERARSWWRQPAPAPTCNRDDEPAPKHGMPKGLAPSAAEGFSRDSAPAPDRAAGETPPAPTRSNKDDTP, translated from the coding sequence GTGAGCAAGCCTTCCGCCATCGCCACCCTTGCCGTGGTGGGCGCTTCCGGCAAGATGGGCCGCCTCTTCACGGCGCGCTGCCGCCGCGAGGGCCTGGCCTGCTTCGAGCTGGACGCCCCCCTGGACATGGACCAGGCCGCGCGCGCCCTCCCCAGGGCCGACCTGGTGCTCCTGTGCGTGCCCGCCCAGGCCGTCACGGAGGCGCTGCGCGCCCTGGCCCCGCTGATCCCCAAGGGATGCGCGGTGGCGGACATCTGCTCGGTGAAGGTGAGGCCCCTCGAAGAAATGCTCGCCCTGCACCCGGGCCCCGTGGTGGGCACGCACCCGCTGTTCGGCCCCGTGCCGCCCGAGGGCGAGGCCCCCCGCGTGGCCGTGTGCCCGGGCCGGGGCGAGGCGGCCTGTCTCCAGGTGGAGGAGCTGCTCGCGCGCCTGGGTTTCGCCCCCTTCCGCACCACCGCCCACGAGCACGACCGGGCCATGGCCTACGTGCAGGGGCTCAACTTCGTCTCCACCGTGGCCTACCTGGCGGCCCAGAGCGCCCACGAGGGCTTCGAGCGTTTCCTGACGCCCTCCTTCACCCGCCGCCTGGAGGCCTCGCGCAAGCTCATCCTGGAAGACGCCGAACTCTTCCGTCTGATCTTCGAGGCCAACCCCCACAGCCTGGAGGCCGTGCGCAGCTTCCGCAACTACCTCAACGTGGCCGCGGGCGGCGACCTGGAGCTCCTGGTGGAGCGCGCCAGGTCCTGGTGGAGACAGCCCGCCCCCGCCCCAACCTGCAACCGCGACGACGAACCGGCCCCCAAACACGGGATGCCAAAGGGGCTCGCCCCTTCGGCCGCCGAAGGATTCTCCCGCGACAGCGCACCAGCGCCCGACAGAGCGGCCGGGGAGACTCCCCCGGCCCCCACACGCTCCAACAAGGACGACACGCCATGA
- a CDS encoding anthranilate synthase component II codes for MFLLIDNFDSFTFNLVQYFQQLGLDPVVKKNDDPSILELADSGKVELCCISPGPSRPENAGLCVEFLDHLPKKTPLLGVCLGHQILGHYAGAPVVVADRIMHGKTSQVTHRESGLFEGVSNPMEVCRYHSLLVLAHKAPEKLEITAWTDENEVMGLRWKDRPWVGVQFHPESVLTPEGMRMLKNFPEKIA; via the coding sequence ATGTTTTTACTCATAGATAACTTCGACTCGTTCACCTTCAACCTGGTGCAGTATTTCCAGCAGCTGGGGCTGGACCCGGTGGTGAAAAAGAACGACGACCCGTCGATCCTGGAGCTGGCCGATTCCGGCAAGGTGGAGCTGTGCTGCATCTCGCCCGGCCCGAGCCGCCCGGAGAACGCGGGGCTGTGCGTGGAGTTCCTGGACCACCTGCCCAAGAAGACGCCGCTTTTGGGCGTGTGCCTGGGGCATCAGATACTCGGGCATTACGCAGGGGCTCCCGTGGTCGTCGCCGACAGGATCATGCACGGCAAGACGAGCCAGGTGACGCACCGCGAGAGCGGGCTCTTCGAGGGCGTGTCCAACCCCATGGAGGTCTGCCGGTACCACTCGCTCCTGGTGCTGGCCCACAAGGCCCCGGAGAAGCTGGAAATCACCGCCTGGACCGACGAGAACGAGGTGATGGGCCTGCGCTGGAAGGACCGCCCCTGGGTGGGCGTGCAGTTCCACCCCGAGAGCGTGCTGACGCCCGAGGGCATGCGCATGCTCAAGAACTTCCCGGAGAAGATCGCGTAG
- a CDS encoding 2-amino-3,7-dideoxy-D-threo-hept-6-ulosonate synthase: MLIGKAVRLERIFNRNNNRTIVVPMDHGVTVGPIDGLIDMRETINQVAEGGANAVLMHKGLVRCSHRKRGRDVGLIIHLSASTTISPFPNAKTLVATVEDALKLGADGVSLHINLGDETERHMLEDFGHATSKATEWGMPVLAMVYARGPKVKNEYDPATVAHCARVGMELGADVVKVPYTGDVETFAKVCESCCIPVVIAGGPKLSDVRDLVTMAHDSVQAGGSGLSIGRNIFQYAQPSRLVQALHGVVHLNWEVEQAMELLKD; this comes from the coding sequence ATGCTCATCGGAAAAGCCGTACGCCTGGAACGCATCTTCAACCGCAACAACAACCGCACCATCGTCGTCCCCATGGACCACGGCGTCACCGTTGGCCCCATCGACGGACTCATCGACATGCGCGAGACCATCAACCAGGTGGCCGAGGGCGGCGCCAACGCCGTGCTCATGCACAAAGGCCTCGTGCGCTGCTCCCACCGCAAGCGCGGCCGCGACGTGGGCCTGATCATCCACCTCTCCGCCTCCACCACCATCTCGCCCTTCCCCAACGCCAAGACCCTCGTGGCCACCGTCGAGGACGCCCTCAAGCTCGGCGCGGACGGCGTCTCCCTGCACATCAACCTGGGCGACGAGACCGAACGCCACATGCTCGAAGACTTCGGACACGCCACCTCCAAGGCCACCGAATGGGGCATGCCCGTGCTGGCCATGGTCTACGCGCGCGGCCCCAAGGTGAAGAACGAGTACGACCCCGCCACCGTGGCCCACTGCGCCCGCGTGGGCATGGAACTGGGCGCGGACGTGGTGAAGGTGCCCTACACCGGAGACGTGGAAACCTTCGCCAAGGTCTGCGAGTCCTGCTGCATCCCCGTGGTCATCGCGGGCGGCCCCAAGCTCTCCGACGTGCGCGACCTGGTGACCATGGCCCACGACTCCGTACAGGCGGGCGGCTCGGGCCTCTCCATCGGGCGCAACATCTTCCAGTACGCCCAGCCCTCCCGGCTGGTGCAGGCCCTGCACGGCGTGGTGCACCTCAACTGGGAGGTGGAACAGGCCATGGAACTCCTCAAGGACTAG
- a CDS encoding 3-dehydroquinate synthase II family protein — protein MKQVWFKAIPFEKKLVTLALESGVDAVLAEPQHADAVRALGRVEVFTPEEAAFVALASKADEQTAVDALRDGRKTVLTLGWEIIPVENILAQAKGLAVEVDGLDRALLAAGILERGVDAVLVLPEAAGDLKRIVAGVKLSQGAMPLETAVVTSIKAAGLGHRVCVDTMSVLKKGQGMLVGNSSAFTFLVHAETESNPYVAARPFRVNAGAVHAYAVMPGDRTTYLEELASGDEVLIVSASGETSLATIGRTKVEVRPMLLVTARTAEREGAVFLQNAETIRLTRPGGEPVSVVALKPGDEILVRSDQAGRHFGMRIAEEIKEG, from the coding sequence GTGAAACAGGTCTGGTTCAAAGCCATCCCCTTCGAGAAGAAGCTCGTCACCCTGGCCCTGGAGTCGGGCGTGGACGCCGTGCTCGCCGAACCCCAACACGCCGACGCCGTGCGCGCCCTGGGCCGCGTGGAGGTCTTCACCCCCGAGGAGGCCGCCTTCGTGGCCCTGGCCTCCAAAGCCGACGAGCAGACCGCCGTGGACGCCCTCAGGGACGGACGCAAAACCGTGCTCACCCTGGGCTGGGAGATCATCCCCGTGGAGAACATCCTGGCCCAGGCCAAGGGCCTGGCCGTGGAAGTGGACGGGCTCGACCGCGCGCTCCTGGCGGCGGGCATCCTGGAGCGCGGCGTGGACGCCGTGCTGGTGCTCCCCGAGGCCGCGGGCGACCTCAAGCGTATCGTGGCCGGCGTGAAGCTCTCCCAGGGGGCCATGCCCCTGGAGACGGCCGTGGTCACGTCCATCAAGGCCGCCGGGCTGGGCCACCGCGTCTGCGTGGACACCATGAGCGTGCTCAAGAAGGGCCAGGGCATGCTTGTGGGCAATTCGAGCGCCTTCACCTTCCTGGTGCACGCCGAGACCGAATCCAACCCCTACGTGGCAGCGCGCCCCTTCCGGGTGAACGCCGGGGCCGTGCACGCCTACGCCGTGATGCCCGGCGACCGCACCACCTATCTCGAAGAGCTGGCCTCGGGCGACGAGGTGCTCATCGTCTCGGCCTCTGGCGAAACGAGCTTGGCCACCATCGGCCGCACCAAGGTGGAGGTGCGCCCCATGCTGCTGGTGACGGCCAGAACCGCCGAGCGCGAGGGCGCGGTGTTCCTCCAGAACGCCGAGACCATCCGCCTCACGCGGCCCGGCGGCGAGCCCGTGAGCGTGGTGGCCCTCAAGCCCGGCGACGAAATCCTCGTGCGCTCCGACCAGGCCGGACGCCACTTCGGCATGCGCATCGCCGAAGAGATCAAGGAAGGCTAG
- the trpD gene encoding anthranilate phosphoribosyltransferase, which produces MEVLEHLALGKNLTEEEALKSFRAMYSGEMPASCVGAFLMGLKTKGETGLEIACGVKAALEEARLVPGLAGPRIDTCGTGGDNTCSFNCSTATALYLAALGHKVVKHGNRSVSSTCGSADVVESLGLTLTVEPEAVPAQLDAQNFAFLFAPSYHPAFKRIMPIRKELGARTLFNLMGPLLNPARPTHQLLGVPTASFVPLIAEALALSGIQRAAVVHGAGGFDEISPFGPAEVVWIRDGWTRRETLDPETLGIPRHKLSEVAVANKDEAVAVLLELLQGHGPEAMKDMLALNLGCCLHLLEDGLTLKDAVAKARAAIDQGKAAAFWEGKINA; this is translated from the coding sequence ATGGAAGTTCTCGAACACCTGGCCCTCGGCAAGAACCTCACAGAAGAAGAGGCCCTCAAGTCCTTCCGCGCCATGTACTCGGGCGAGATGCCCGCCTCCTGCGTGGGCGCGTTCCTCATGGGCCTCAAGACCAAGGGCGAGACCGGCCTGGAGATCGCCTGCGGCGTCAAGGCCGCCCTCGAAGAGGCGCGCCTCGTGCCCGGCCTCGCCGGGCCGCGCATCGACACCTGCGGCACCGGCGGCGACAACACCTGCTCCTTCAACTGCTCCACCGCCACCGCCCTTTACCTGGCCGCCCTGGGCCACAAGGTGGTCAAACACGGCAACCGCAGCGTCTCCTCCACCTGCGGCTCGGCCGACGTGGTGGAATCGCTCGGGCTCACCCTCACCGTGGAGCCCGAGGCCGTGCCCGCGCAGCTCGACGCCCAGAACTTCGCCTTCCTCTTCGCCCCCAGCTACCACCCGGCCTTCAAGCGCATCATGCCCATCCGCAAGGAACTGGGTGCGCGCACGCTCTTCAACCTCATGGGGCCGCTTCTGAACCCCGCGCGCCCCACCCACCAGCTCCTGGGCGTGCCCACCGCCTCCTTCGTGCCCCTCATCGCCGAGGCCCTGGCCCTCTCGGGCATCCAGCGCGCCGCCGTGGTGCACGGCGCGGGCGGCTTCGACGAAATCTCGCCCTTCGGACCCGCCGAAGTGGTCTGGATCCGCGACGGCTGGACGCGCCGCGAAACCCTCGACCCCGAAACCCTCGGCATCCCCCGCCACAAGCTCTCCGAGGTGGCCGTGGCCAACAAGGACGAAGCCGTGGCCGTGCTCCTCGAACTGCTCCAGGGCCACGGCCCCGAAGCCATGAAGGACATGCTCGCCCTCAACCTGGGCTGCTGCCTGCACCTGCTCGAAGACGGCCTCACCCTCAAGGACGCCGTGGCCAAGGCCCGCGCCGCCATCGACCAGGGCAAGGCCGCCGCCTTCTGGGAAGGAAAGATCAATGCTTGA
- a CDS encoding indole-3-glycerol-phosphate synthase, producing MLERFRQAKAAEIERLLALEDEGSMPPPFEGERPDFLRALWDVGPGAVIAEYKRASPSKGDINLALGPEQAAQAYRVAGAAALSVLTEEDHFKGSLDFLARMAPAGLPMLRKDFILHPVQVIQTAATPASAFLLIARMCEQEELREMLALGMAFDLPAVVEVFDEADLEKAQALDPDIVQVNSRDLDTLTTDLARAERLGKLKPEGQLWIAASGIATPEDLDRMVQAGFDAVLVGTSLMCGADPGAALKALTRRTG from the coding sequence ATGCTTGAACGCTTCCGCCAGGCCAAGGCCGCCGAGATCGAACGTCTCCTCGCCCTGGAGGACGAAGGCAGCATGCCCCCCCCCTTCGAGGGCGAACGCCCGGACTTCCTGCGCGCCCTCTGGGACGTGGGACCCGGCGCGGTGATCGCCGAATACAAGCGCGCCTCGCCCTCCAAAGGCGACATCAACCTGGCCCTCGGCCCCGAACAGGCCGCCCAGGCCTACCGCGTCGCCGGGGCCGCCGCGCTCTCCGTGCTCACCGAGGAGGACCACTTCAAGGGCAGCCTGGACTTCCTCGCGCGCATGGCCCCCGCCGGGCTGCCCATGCTGCGCAAGGACTTCATCCTGCACCCCGTCCAGGTGATCCAGACCGCCGCCACCCCGGCCTCGGCCTTCCTGCTCATCGCGCGCATGTGCGAACAGGAAGAGCTGCGCGAAATGCTCGCCCTGGGCATGGCCTTCGACCTGCCCGCCGTGGTGGAAGTGTTCGACGAGGCCGACCTGGAAAAAGCACAGGCCCTGGACCCCGACATCGTACAGGTGAACAGCCGCGACCTGGACACCCTGACCACCGACCTCGCACGCGCCGAACGCCTGGGAAAACTCAAGCCCGAAGGACAGCTCTGGATCGCCGCCAGCGGCATCGCCACCCCCGAAGACCTGGACCGCATGGTACAGGCCGGGTTCGACGCCGTGCTCGTGGGCACTTCGTTGATGTGCGGGGCCGACCCGGGCGCGGCGCTCAAGGCGCTGACGCGGAGGACGGGATGA
- a CDS encoding type II toxin-antitoxin system HicB family antitoxin produces MHDLSKYPFEIRTLSPEDGGGFLISYPDFNVCVSDGATIEEALANGREALAETIAALEETGHPVPEPGSGQTASGQFRQRLPKSLHARLVSQAKKEGVSMNMLVATYIAEGLGKRGRAR; encoded by the coding sequence ATGCACGACCTGAGCAAGTACCCCTTCGAAATCCGCACGCTCTCTCCCGAGGACGGCGGGGGCTTCCTCATCTCCTACCCCGATTTCAACGTCTGCGTGAGCGACGGGGCCACCATCGAGGAGGCCCTGGCCAACGGCCGCGAGGCCCTGGCCGAGACCATCGCCGCCCTGGAGGAAACCGGTCACCCCGTGCCGGAGCCGGGCTCCGGCCAGACGGCCTCGGGGCAGTTTCGCCAGCGCCTTCCCAAGAGCCTGCACGCCCGGCTGGTCTCGCAGGCCAAGAAGGAGGGCGTGTCCATGAACATGCTCGTGGCCACCTACATCGCCGAGGGCCTGGGCAAACGGGGACGGGCGCGCTAG
- the aroA gene encoding 3-phosphoshikimate 1-carboxyvinyltransferase translates to MNAPIDIKAPASKSVSHRAFICAALAEGTSLVTDALESDDLIRTRRCLTAAGAVFRNTERGWEITGTAGRPSGGMKHPADCDVGESGTTCRLLTAVLAAGRGLFRIHGEGRMHERPIGQLVSALEHLGPVFEWEGKPGFPPFVIRTEGLCGDHADVSLEESSQYLSGLLLAAPMALRPIVVGVGGAKVVSWPYVSLTLMAMADFGAALDVELLQDGAWVPTPFTEVREVVPGGIRFRARPTPYRARSYTVEGDWSNASYFLAAGAAGPRPVRVTGLRRDSLQGDRAILDILQAMGANVEWDDAGVTVSGQGLRGVEVDMGHCPDLVPTVCAVAAQAQGPTTIRNVAHLRIKESDRLEACAAEIARAGGVTATFADGLTVTPAPLEKERPVTFSTYGDHRMAMSLSLLELAGVDVRLDKPACVAKSFPGFWDQWRLVR, encoded by the coding sequence GTGAACGCCCCCATCGACATCAAGGCCCCGGCCTCCAAGTCCGTCTCGCACCGCGCCTTCATCTGCGCGGCGCTGGCGGAGGGGACCTCCCTGGTCACCGACGCCCTGGAGTCCGACGACCTCATCCGCACCCGGCGCTGCCTCACGGCCGCCGGGGCCGTCTTCCGCAACACCGAGCGCGGCTGGGAGATCACCGGCACGGCAGGCCGACCCTCCGGCGGCATGAAGCACCCCGCCGACTGCGACGTGGGCGAATCCGGCACCACCTGCCGCCTGCTCACCGCCGTGCTGGCCGCCGGACGCGGGCTCTTCCGCATCCACGGCGAGGGCCGCATGCACGAACGCCCCATCGGCCAGCTGGTCAGCGCCCTGGAACACCTGGGGCCGGTGTTCGAGTGGGAGGGCAAGCCCGGCTTCCCCCCCTTCGTCATCCGCACCGAGGGCCTCTGCGGCGACCACGCCGACGTGAGCCTGGAGGAATCGAGCCAGTACCTCTCGGGCCTCCTGCTGGCCGCGCCCATGGCCCTGCGCCCCATCGTCGTGGGGGTGGGCGGGGCCAAGGTGGTCTCCTGGCCCTACGTGTCGCTCACGCTCATGGCCATGGCCGACTTCGGCGCGGCCCTGGACGTGGAACTGCTCCAGGACGGGGCCTGGGTCCCCACGCCCTTTACCGAGGTGCGCGAGGTGGTCCCCGGCGGCATCCGCTTCCGCGCGCGGCCCACGCCCTACCGCGCCCGCTCCTACACCGTGGAGGGCGACTGGTCCAACGCCTCCTACTTCCTGGCCGCCGGGGCCGCCGGGCCAAGGCCCGTGCGCGTCACCGGTCTGCGGCGCGACTCCCTCCAGGGCGACCGCGCCATCCTGGACATCCTCCAGGCCATGGGCGCGAACGTGGAGTGGGACGACGCGGGCGTCACCGTTTCCGGCCAGGGCCTGCGCGGCGTGGAGGTGGACATGGGCCACTGCCCGGACCTGGTGCCCACGGTCTGCGCCGTGGCCGCCCAGGCGCAAGGCCCCACCACCATCCGCAACGTGGCCCACCTGCGCATCAAGGAGTCCGACCGCCTGGAGGCCTGCGCCGCCGAGATCGCCCGCGCGGGCGGCGTCACCGCCACCTTCGCGGACGGGCTAACCGTCACGCCCGCGCCCCTGGAGAAGGAGCGCCCCGTCACCTTCTCCACCTACGGCGACCACCGCATGGCCATGAGCCTCTCGCTCCTGGAACTGGCGGGGGTGGACGTGCGCCTGGACAAGCCCGCCTGCGTGGCCAAGAGCTTCCCCGGCTTCTGGGACCAGTGGAGGCTCGTGCGGTGA
- a CDS encoding anthranilate synthase component I family protein produces MIEFIQEAKWLPADVQTPISLYLGLVGDRPGILFESAEVDGRLGRYSILAWDFRLSANCQDGNLVVTTRDDRLKPLEELTGRPFLEGVRELMKRIRVSPPEGFADLPAITRGLYGYFGYASAALFEPKLSKVIPEKDMEVTLVLPGHVVLFDHLRHRCCLLSLGGGMRPKLDASAVLRSSEKPEMGGVLHHPGEQAFLAGVEKAKELIRQGECIQVVLSNRFHAPFSGDPFAVYRRLRQVNPSPYMFFVRLPRITLVGSSPEFLVRCVDGALTTAPIAGTRPRGADEAQDDLLAQDLLADPKERAEHVMLVDLGRNDLGRIAKPGTVRVEKFMQVEKFSHVLHLTSYVTARLKDGLDALDVIGSVFPAGTVSGAPKVRAMEIIADTETIPRGPYAGAIGWLGLDPDRVDLDTGILIRTMWFRDGMVHWQTGAGLVYDSDPAKEWQEVHNKARVLAEVLAGEEEGDVFTHR; encoded by the coding sequence ATGATCGAGTTCATTCAGGAAGCCAAGTGGCTGCCCGCCGACGTGCAGACGCCCATCAGCCTCTATCTGGGGCTGGTGGGGGACCGTCCGGGCATTCTGTTCGAGTCCGCCGAGGTGGACGGACGCCTGGGCCGTTATTCGATCCTGGCCTGGGATTTCCGCCTCTCGGCCAACTGCCAGGACGGCAATCTGGTGGTCACCACCCGCGACGACCGCCTGAAGCCCCTGGAAGAGCTCACCGGCCGCCCCTTCCTGGAGGGCGTGCGCGAGCTGATGAAGCGCATCCGCGTTTCGCCGCCCGAGGGCTTCGCGGACCTGCCCGCCATCACCCGGGGGCTCTACGGCTACTTCGGCTACGCCTCGGCCGCCCTCTTCGAGCCCAAGCTCTCCAAGGTGATCCCCGAAAAGGACATGGAGGTCACCCTGGTGCTGCCCGGGCACGTGGTGCTCTTCGACCACCTGCGCCACCGCTGCTGTCTGCTCTCCCTGGGCGGGGGCATGCGCCCCAAGCTGGACGCCTCGGCGGTGCTGCGCTCCTCCGAGAAGCCCGAGATGGGGGGCGTCTTGCACCATCCGGGCGAGCAGGCCTTCCTGGCCGGGGTGGAGAAGGCCAAGGAGCTGATCCGCCAGGGCGAGTGCATCCAGGTGGTGCTCTCCAACCGCTTCCACGCGCCCTTCTCAGGCGACCCCTTCGCGGTGTACCGCAGGCTGCGCCAGGTGAACCCCTCGCCCTACATGTTCTTCGTGCGCCTGCCGCGCATCACCCTGGTGGGCTCCTCGCCGGAGTTCCTGGTGCGCTGCGTGGACGGCGCGCTCACCACCGCGCCCATCGCGGGCACGCGCCCGCGCGGGGCCGACGAGGCCCAGGACGACCTCCTGGCCCAGGACCTGTTGGCCGACCCCAAGGAACGCGCCGAACACGTGATGCTGGTGGACCTGGGCCGAAACGACCTGGGACGCATCGCCAAACCCGGCACCGTGCGGGTGGAGAAATTCATGCAGGTGGAGAAGTTCTCCCACGTGCTGCACCTGACCAGCTACGTGACGGCCAGGCTCAAGGACGGCCTGGACGCCCTGGACGTGATCGGCTCGGTGTTCCCCGCGGGCACGGTGTCGGGCGCGCCCAAGGTGCGCGCCATGGAGATCATCGCCGACACCGAGACCATCCCGCGCGGGCCCTACGCCGGGGCCATCGGCTGGCTGGGCCTGGACCCGGACCGCGTGGACCTGGACACGGGCATCCTCATCCGCACCATGTGGTTCCGCGACGGCATGGTGCACTGGCAGACGGGCGCGGGCCTGGTCTACGATTCGGACCCCGCGAAGGAATGGCAGGAGGTCCACAACAAGGCCCGCGTGCTGGCGGAAGTGCTGGCCGGGGAGGAGGAAGGCGATGTTTTTACTCATAGATAA